The Epinephelus lanceolatus isolate andai-2023 chromosome 16, ASM4190304v1, whole genome shotgun sequence nucleotide sequence gtcatcagctgattgacagTCAACCAATAACAAACcatctctgtcagcctatcatctcacTACTCCTCATTTCTTTTTCTGCCGTAGTCCTTTCTTGCTGCAGTCATGcacgccctccacctccccgtCACcacggattcatcagcctcatctgcctcagcagtcagcagcctcagagtcatcagccaccaccaccaccagtgtcctATTATCGATGTATAATTTATGCATGAGGGTGATTCATCATCATTAACTCACTTTAATAAAGATAGCAACATGCATGCCACTTCAGCATTGAAGCACGGCTGCACAAAACCATATACTTCACTCGCTTTGAATGACAGGCTGTTTCCATTGTCCCACTCAGTCTGCCATTATTAATTTCTCTGTCTTATAGTCAACATACATATGTCAAAACGAAAACAAGGAAGCTTAAAGATTTAGTGCTCACACATTTGTGTGCTTATAGGCTGTTTTGCTTTTTAACCTATATGTGTCTTATTTGGGTTGTTAAACCATACAAATACAGTACATCACTTTGCTGAGTATCCTGTGCCCTGCTGCAGCTGACCGTATTGTATCATACTGTGATGTTTGGTTCCATTTTTACAGTATTAATATGATCAGTTACCTAGTTAGTCCAGCTCTGTGAAGCTGCAAGAATTTTCCATGCCTCTGGAACGATTCGTCATCGCGAGTGGGCTTTAAAACCACCAGCACTAGCTGAATTCAGAAACTTTCAGAACAGCACAGCCTCTCCTCCTTAAACCACAATAGTTGAGTTGCCCTTGAgtaagttatttaaccccaagaGACTCAAAGTCTGgaaactgtttttgttctgAACAGAACCTGTGTTTATGTATGAAATCCAACCTTCCGTGCTGCCTATTCAGTTATTAGgcaaatcagtgtttgtgttcttAGTCAAAATGCCTGATTTAAGtataacaaaattaaatttgaaaaacttttttGGGTCAAACAGAAAGGAAATTCTATTTGACAAGGTAAATGTGGATTCCACCCCCACAtaacctcaacagcaatgtgcaACATTTCAAATAAGCTGGACCAACTCTGTAAATGTCTCCCTGCAGGTCAGCTGCTCATGATGGACTCAACATATTACTTTCACCCAAAACTGCCTCATACACACATGTAGCATGTGAAGTTGTGGGGTGATCATGTatcaatttttgtcatttttagttTCCAGAGAGCGTGAACGATGACTGGGTTCATACAGTAATCTCAGTAAAGCTTAACCCAAAACACAGGTCAGACTTAAATGATGTGACTCAACTCTTTCTCAGCATCTTAGTCATCaccactatcatcatcatcatcaccatcaacaacaataataataggtTTGGTCTTACTAACATAGAGTATGTTAAAGTGTCCAGACACTTTCTCCAGAGCCACAAAGCCCAGTTACACTGGTGACTCTCAGCCGTCCCTGCAGTGTGGACTCTGTCCTGCCATGGGAACGCACAGTTATTTGCTTTAATTTGCAACAGAAAAGCGCGTGGTGTATAGAGACTGTTAGGGAATGTTCTATTTGGTCTTCTCTCGGCCTGTTTAAGTGATAAAAGTGTCATTATTTAGCCTCTGAAGCAGAGGGGAGAGTGCAAACAAGACTGTATGACCCTCTGTCAAGAGCCTCCGTTCTTCAGAAGCTCATTAAGGGCCTCCAGGAGGACAGCGCATCAATTGGCAGGGCCCTCCAGCTTCCTCTCGGCCTTTTTAAGCCTCCCTCCGCGGATTTAACCCACTCACCGGCCGACTAACGTTAGAAATGGACTCAATTTAGAGCAAGAAGGGACATGAAAGATGTCGCGCTGTGAGGAGGCATAGGCGACTTATTAAAACAGCAGGAAGGACCCTTGGACTTGAGCCAAATAGGATCTCACCCTGTCGTGCTCCGACCGGATTTTGGAGAAGTTTGGATTTACCTGTTGAGATGCTCTCCTGCTTTGGTCTCTGTGTCCGGTGACTGATTTCTACCAGTCctgaaagctgtgtgtgtgattggtgTCAGACATATAAAAGTGACATATTCTCTGAGAGGGTGCAGTTTGGGACCGAATGTTGAGATGCAAGTAGACTCCAACTTACTACATTTTGTCAATGACATGAACCAGATGGAGTTTCCGCAAAAGTGCACTTTGGGACCGAATCAGCAGGTGGATGATGACGCATCCAGCCCGAGCGACCAGACGCGGCTGAGCGACTCGCCCTGGAGCGACCTGGAAAGCGGCGAGCGCACCGCGGAGCTCTGCACCGAGCATCTGGTGATGGGCGCACCGAGGTACTACAGCCGCGGGGCGCACGGGCATCACGGCAGGGCCAAACGGAGGAGGATCATCACCGTGGTCCAGCGGCAGGCGGCCAATGTGCGGGAAAGGAAGCGGATGTTTAGCCTGAATGAGGCGTTTGATGAACTGAGGAGGAAAGTTCCCACATTCGCCTACGAGAAGAGACTGTCCCGCATCGACACGCTGCGTCTGGCCATCGTCTACATCTCATTTATGACGGACCTGCTGGAGAACACCTGATTTAAAGGAGCCCAATGTGAACTTTATTCCTTGGAGACTTTGGGTTTGATATGAAATGGCTGAACTGGTGAATTTATAttcatgtttctgcaaaccggGGGTCAGTTCCTGAAATATTAGAACTATACcacaacaaatatttaaaaactatacagacatttttacatttcaataaCTCATCTCTCAGAAAAGTAAAGCGGTGACATCATGATTTAATTTTGCCAATGACCTGCTAAATTATTGGACGTGACCTAAACCAGCCGAGAGCAACTCCTCCAAATATTTCTCTTAATATATGTGACTTTTTGCTGCTTTTAAATAAATCTATATGCTATAATAATTTGTGTTCTTCGCTGCgcactaaagaaaacaacatAAGATGTCATTTATAATTTTGCCAGACTGTAATGTGCACAATCAATACTCCTAAATGCATTTGTTTCGTATTAGAAGGATCCGTCCAGACTGAAAcagtaataatataattttcAATATAAGCTATACATTGTAGGTAGGTTTCTTTGgacatgggcggattatgagacagcaCCCCTGTgagcacagatatgcaaaaggccccaccacctctcctacattgGGCTCAACCAATTATTATCGAAATCGCAATATCCAAATTTCAGGAGCTGCTGTTTtttgataaatataaaaaatgagtCACACCAAACCATTACAAGAAGCACTGTGGTCTTACAGAGATGCTCCGGCCTAAAAATCAGATGTCCAAATGGTACAGACCCCAGCAAAAAATACGTCATActtatttgtttactttttctGTCAATATGAAATGCAAAACTTACAATTCCCACTAAACTGTGACTCATATTGTAATCACAACATCTGTCAAGATAATCGCAGTATGATATTTATTTATGGTATAGTTCCTTCGCGTCTCCTTTCCTGCATCCTgcatctccttgtggtcacttGGGGTCTCTTCCTGCTCGGTaggtgttaatttgagtgacattttgctggGTCCTGACAGGACTGCTCAGTgatccatccatgtctgtgcaACGCTGACGCGTCAGGTGTGTTATTTCAGCACTTTGGAGAGCGGCACAGCCTCACCTGGTCTGATTTTGAGCAGGTGTGGCTGAGGACAAGGATTTAGATTTAGGCTTtcctcaaaagaaaaaaaaaaacgaacaaaCGATAGAAAGATTTAAAATCCTTATCAAGTATGTCACGTGCAAATGTGTTAAGATTCAGGGGATTTGAATCACAAATCACTGCGTGACGCTGGATGTTATCTTTAACACAGAGGTGTAAATTGAGTCAGCTCAGGGGGATCCAGGCCCGACAGGCGCTTGTGGCGGCTTCTCCTCATAAAAAGGGACCAGTGTGTCATCCTCCCTCATCAGAGGTGAGGCCTCCCTGTGGATAACTCACACCACAGACCACCTTCAGAAGTTGCCAGATCCAGTTTCAGCCACATGTAGAGGTATTCATGCTGGATCTTGATATTATATCGTGGCAGGCCCCAGAGCTGGGTGGTCATGTGTGCGTGTTTAGtatctccatctctctttctctctctcctcacagTCCATCTTTATCACCTCCCGTGTTTGCATTCAGCCCCAGCCGTACACCGCCTTTGGCGACCCCGCTGTGCGCACGGATCCGCCCTGAGAGCTCCCTGGGCCGGGTCGTCTTTTAAACCTGAGCCGCGGTGTCCACATCCCTGCGGGAGGCAGACCCATTTAAGCGCATACCTCAACGCGGGGCCGCTGACGGGAAAATAAACACCTCGGTGTGCTTACGAGCAGTGACCTCCTGCTGCGACAACCTCCTGTGTTTCAGTAGGTCTGATATTTTTCACCGCCACCACTGCTCCCATCTCAGGCGCTGTCTAGACCTGTACAGGGAGAGCTGAGGCCTGcaacagacagcaggcatgtGCAGGAATTTATGTCATCTTctcattgtttttcatttatttgcaaaagGATATAAATACAAGCAAATCCATGTTGAAGTACAGCAACTTTTAAAAAAGGACTTGGGAATTAGTTTATTCTACTGGCTTTAAAAATAGATACAAATTGCTTTGTTAAATTTACAATAAATCCAAACATTATGCATCAGAGGTAGAAATACTTTGGGGTGGGGAAGGGAGAAAGAATTCATTCCTAAGAGAGGGACCGTTCCTCCTGTCCAAATCTACACCTATAATTCAGTAACACCGCGCCCCTTGTACACCCCCTTTCGCAATCTTAAGGAGTCTTAAACACCATTTCTGATATTATAGCTAGAGCTCTCCTTCCCCTGCAGTATTATGTTACACCCCTCCTCACCCAATCACAGCGCTCCCCAAAATCCTCCTGCCCGCTCCCCGCTATAAGAGCCCCGCTTGTCCCAGTCTGGCATACACCTCTCCCTCTCCGTTGCGCACGAGATTTACTGTAATACCAGCCCACCCCCTTACTGCAGGCCACGCTTCTTATTACCTGTcgtgtttgttgatgttgtaGCCAGTTCAGTGGATTAGGGTCAGGGGTTATTACGCTCCTACAGACCACAGAAAAGGTTTTGGAAAAGACGATGCGGGAAGAGGACTCCTCCCCAATGGACAGCGCGGGGAACAGCGAGGAGGAGACAGACCGTCAGCTGCCGCGGAGAGGTGCGAGAAAGCGGCGGGCGACAAGGAGGCGcatggatgaggaggaggaggaaggtgacATGGAGAGTCCGAGCCCCGGGAAGAAGAAATGCAGAAAGAGCTGCGACGGAGGAGGCGGCAGCGCAGGAAGCTGCGACAGCGAAGCAAGCAGCAGCCCCGCGCGCTCCTTCGATGACCTGCAGACACAGCGCGTGATGGCCAACATCAGAGAGCGGCAACGGACGCAGTCCCTCAATGAGGCATTCACGTCGTTACGTAAGATCATTCCCACCCTCCCGTCGGACAAACTGAGCAAGATCCAGACGCTGAAGCTGGCGGCCCGGTACATCGACTTTCTGTGCCAAGTTCTGCAGAGCGACGAGCTCGACGCGCGAGGGACCAGCTGCAGCTACGTGGCGCACGAGCGCCTCAGCTACGCGTTCTCGGTCTGGAGGATGGGGGGCTCGTGGTCACTGTCTACTACATCCCACTAGCAGGGCTGCTGTGGATGGTACAGCGCGGTAAGCTGAGCGACTTTCACTTTCCATGCTGCAGGGACCTGTGCCAAAATGTCCCTATGCGCATTTACGCACCACCagccaaatgaaaaaaaaacaatatttataatGTTCCAATAGGGATACTTCTGCTCCAATATTTCTATTTCATCCCCACTCAACACCTCTAAAATTCAGTAAgcctattttatttcattgtcaaaAGGTGTAGGTCCCAATATTGCACATTATTTACAAAAGACCTCACCATCCACCTTAAAATGTGAAGTTCCCATTTCACGGTGTAAAGCATACAAGAGGGAATATGCATTCTTTTCTGGACAAACAGATTTATGTTTACATTAATGACCCCAAAGGTCACAGCCAGGTTACATCACTGCAGATACAGTctacaaacaaaccacactatACATTTCTATGTCCTGGGTTTTTTCTTAATCAGAATATTATTTCTTTCCCAGATTATCCAAACTGAAGAACCAGTGGATCAGGCCGACCTGTCACAG carries:
- the LOC117264167 gene encoding heart- and neural crest derivatives-expressed protein 2, encoding MQVDSNLLHFVNDMNQMEFPQKCTLGPNQQVDDDASSPSDQTRLSDSPWSDLESGERTAELCTEHLVMGAPRYYSRGAHGHHGRAKRRRIITVVQRQAANVRERKRMFSLNEAFDELRRKVPTFAYEKRLSRIDTLRLAIVYISFMTDLLENT
- the twist1a gene encoding twist-related protein 1a encodes the protein MREEDSSPMDSAGNSEEETDRQLPRRGARKRRATRRRMDEEEEEGDMESPSPGKKKCRKSCDGGGGSAGSCDSEASSSPARSFDDLQTQRVMANIRERQRTQSLNEAFTSLRKIIPTLPSDKLSKIQTLKLAARYIDFLCQVLQSDELDARGTSCSYVAHERLSYAFSVWRMGGSWSLSTTSH